From Solanum lycopersicum chromosome 8, SLM_r2.1, the proteins below share one genomic window:
- the LOC101252206 gene encoding uncharacterized protein has product MEENKQPSSQKIQIYPTSTGEISPFWRDKYEKDAKKYWDIFYKRHQDKFFKDRHYLDKEWGQYFSGIDEKVILEVGCGAGNTIFPLLATIPNIFVHACDFSPRAVNLVKSHKDFDDARVNAFVCDPTVDDLIQHISPSSVDVVTMIFVLSAVSPEKMPLMLQNIRKVLKKDGCVLFRDYATGDLAQERLTSKEQKISDNFYVRGDGTRAFYFSDEFLINLFNGNGFDAEEHILCFKQVENRSRELVMNRRWVQAVFRVGSGISAGKTESKVKYLGKDNDIPEIPKIILEDSANETEVDISEGMALEMFGISSPKEEILDVISKDYSFKIKVLSKEYQHTCKSTGLMLWESARLMASVLAANQTIVSGRSVLELGCGCAGICSMVAVRSANLVVTTDGDTKALDLLNQNLALNLQPPIPARLITKKLEWGNTDDVESIKRLNDRGFDVIIGTDVSYIAEAIAPLFSTAKELIRPSRGDEEDSTPALILCHVIRRVDEPSILSTASEFGFRLVDRWPNALTSTSTSQNIIQSWFSDGSLETCIPTTALNILYFHKL; this is encoded by the exons ATGGAGGAAAATAAGCAGCCATCATCACAAAAGATACAGATATACCCCACCTCCACTGGTGAAATATCTCCTTTCTGGAGAGACAAGTACGAAAAAGATGCAAAGAAGTACTGGGATATCTTTTACAAGCGCCATCAAGATAAA ttctttaaAGACAGGCATTACCTGGACAAGGAATGGGGTCAATACTTCTCT GGGATTGACGAGAAAGTCATTCTTGAG GTTGGGTGTGGGGCTGGAAATACCATCTTTCCTTTGCTTGCTACAATACCAAACATATTCGTCCATGCATGCGATTTTTCACCTCGAGCTGTGAACTTAGTTAAG TCGCACAAGGATTTTGACGATGCTCGGGTGAATGCATTTGTCTGTGATCCAACAGTGGATGACCTGATCCAGCATATTTCTCCTTCATCAGTGGACGTTGTTACCATG ATATTTGTTCTATCTGCAGTATCTCCTGAGAAGATGCCTCTGATGTTACAAAACATCAGAAAAGTTCTGAAG AAAGATGGCTGTGTCTTATTTCGGGACTATGCAACTGGTGACCTTGCTCAG GAAAGGCTTACCTCCAAGGAACAAAAAATCAGTGATAACTTCTATGTCCGGGGTGATGGGACT AGGGCTTTCTATTTTTCTGATGAGTTTTTAATAAATCTCTTCAATGGAAATGGTTTTGATGCTGAGGAGCACATCTTGTGTTTCAAGCAAGTGGAAAATCGGTCAAGGGAGTTGGTGATGAATAG GCGCTGGGTTCAAGCTGTATTCCGTGTTGGTAGTGGAATATCTGCAGGGAAAACCGAAAGCAAGGTGAAATACCTTGGTAAGGATAATGATATACCTGAAATACCAAAAATTATCCTTGAAGACTCTGCAAATGAGACAGAAGTTGACATATCTGAGGGAATGGCTCTTGAAATGTTCGGTATTTCATCTCCTAAGGAGGAG ATTCTTGATGTCATCTCCAAAGACTATTCTTTCAAGATAAAGGTCCTCTCAAAAGAGTATCAGCATACCTGCAAATCAACTGGCTTAATGTTATGGGAATCAGCTCGGCTTATGGCTTCTGTGCTTGCTGCTAACCAGACCATTGTTTCAGGGAGAAGTGTTCTAGAGCTGGGTTGTGGATGTGCAGGCATTTGCTCCATGGTTGCTGTTAGATCTGCTAACCTTGTGGTTACCACTGATGGAGACACAAAAGCACTTGATCTGTTAAACCAGAATCTCGCTTTGAATCTCCAACCACCAATTCCTGCAAGGCTAATTACAAAAAAGCTTGAGTGGGGAAACACAGACGATGTAGAGTCCATTAAGAGGCTAAATGACAGAGGTTTCGATGTCATAATAGGCACAGATGTCTCTTATATTGCTGAAGCAATCGCTCCTTTGTTTTCAACTGCTAAAGAGCTGATCCGACCCAGTAGAGGCGATGAGGAGGATAGTACACCAGCTCTAATCCTTTGTCATGTCATTCGCAGAGTTGATGAACCATCTATACTTTCAACAGCGTCTGAATTTGGTTTCAGGTTGGTGGATAGGTGGCCTAATGCACTAACCTCAACTAGTACATCTCAGAACATAATCCAAAGTTGGTTCTCCGATGGCAGCCTTGAAACTTGTATTCCTACCACTGCACTGAATATTCTGTATTTCCACAAGTTGTAG